CGACGGTATCGGTAAACGCTTCGTCATCTTTCTCCCCAAGCCAGTGCAGCAGTCCTTGAGCTTCAGCTTCTTCTTGAGAAATCCGTTTTACACCATCAAAAGTGTCAACCTCTAGTATGTAGGAAATGACCTTTTCGGCTTCGTGAGGTACAAGCTGTCCACCTTCAGAATTATAAACTTTATAACCGTTATATTCGGGCGGATTATGACTTGCAGTAATAACAATACCGCCAGTCGCTTTCAAATGACGTACGCTGAACGACAGTTGCGGTGTTGAACGCAGAGAAGTGAATAAATGAGCCTCAATGCCATTAGCAGCTAATACAAGAGCAGCCTCAAGTGTGAATTCAGGCGAGAAACGGCGGGAGTCATGAGCGATAACAACAGAAGGTCTGCCCTCTCCAGTATGCTTCTCCAGAATAAAATTAGCGAAGCCTTGTGTAGCTCTACCTACAGTATAACGATTGATACGATTACTACCTGCACCAATTACACCGCGTAGACCACCTGTACCGAATTCTAGATCTCTATAAAATCGTTCCTCGAGCTCCTGTGGCTCGTTCTCCAGAGCGCGCAGCTCCACCTTCGTAGACTCATCAACAGAGGCGTTCTCCAACCAACGAGATAAGGTTTCTGCCGCTTGTGGGCTTAATTGAGTCATTTAGAATCTCTCCTTCTCCATATATAATATATAATTTACATAAGAAGAAACGACGTCGTCGTCTTAATAAAGGCGATAACCGTTTCTCGAAAAATATAAGGATAAAGTATTGTGTGAAACTTATACTTTCTTATATTTAATTAGTATTAGCTCAGAGCAAACATAATTTCCCCAGAGGCTACAACTTTCCCCTCAACTGATGCAGTAGCTTGCCCTTTTCCGATACTGCCCTTTAGGCGAGTAATCTCCACTTCAAGAGTGAGCGTATCTCCCGGTACAACTTGACCACGGAAACGGAATCCGTCCAGCCCAGCTAAAAAGCCAATTCTGCCGCGATTCGCCTCTACCCCCAGAATAGCAACCGCACCTACTTGCGCAAGAGCTTCTGTAATCAGTACACCCGGCATTACCGGATAACCTGGAAAATGGCCCGCGAAGAAAGGTTCATTGATCGTTACATTTTTGATGCCAACAGCTCGTTTACCCATTTCAATCTCGGTGATTTTGTCCACCAGCAGAAATGGAGGCCGATGGGGGATGATTTCTTGAATTTGGTTGATATCCAACATTATGACAAAACTCCTTTCGGAT
The window above is part of the Paenibacillus sp. FSL K6-0276 genome. Proteins encoded here:
- the fabZ gene encoding 3-hydroxyacyl-ACP dehydratase FabZ — translated: MLDINQIQEIIPHRPPFLLVDKITEIEMGKRAVGIKNVTINEPFFAGHFPGYPVMPGVLITEALAQVGAVAILGVEANRGRIGFLAGLDGFRFRGQVVPGDTLTLEVEITRLKGSIGKGQATASVEGKVVASGEIMFALS